The Salminus brasiliensis chromosome 3, fSalBra1.hap2, whole genome shotgun sequence genome contains a region encoding:
- the dync1li1 gene encoding cytoplasmic dynein 1 light intermediate chain 1 isoform X3 produces MAAAGRNTLLSGSLSVNSSAADSQNPEEDDGQNLWSSILSEVSTRSRSKLPTGKNVVVLGEVGSGKTTLVAKLQGVEEYMKGRGLEYLYFNVHDEDVDDHARCNAWVLDGDLYHKGLQKFALSVDNLADSLVLFVVDLSRPWLALDSLQKWASVVRDYLDKLRVPPETMRELELRLVKQFQEYVEPGSDLESVPQRRNPESEEESIVLPLGDNTLTHNLGIPLVVVCTKCDAISTLEKEHDYRDEHLDFIQSHIRRFCLQYGAALLYTSMKENKNLDLLYKYLVHRLYGFPFNFPAQVVEKDSVFIPSGWDNEKKIAILHENFQTVKAEDNFEDVIVKPPIRKFVHEKEIQAEDDQVFLVKLQTLLSKQPPVSAGRPVDASNRAPTGSPRTTNRSAAANVANVMPMQSGTKKIDPNMKGGQTSEGVLANFFNSLLTKKAGSPGPGGQPTGGGSNTPGTVRKSDL; encoded by the exons ATGGCGGCTGCGGGGAGGAACACACTGCTATCCGGCAGCTTGAGTGTAAACAGCAGCGCAGCGGACAGCCAGAACCCCGAGGAGGACGACGGGCAGAACTTATG GTCCTCCATACTGAGCGAGGTCTCCACGCGGTCACGGTCCAAACTGCCCACGGGGAAGAATGTGGTGGTTCTGG gtgAAGTGGGATCCGGCAAGACGACTCTGGTGGCCAAACTACAAGGTGTGGAGGAATACATGAAGGGTCGGGGTTTGGAGTATCTGTACTTCAATGTGCACGATGAGGACGTAGACG ACCATGCCCGGTGTAACGCCTGGGTTCTGGATGGAGATCTGTATCATAAAGGTCTGCAGAAGTTCGCCCTCTCTGTGGACAACCTGGCCGACTCTTTGGTCTTGTTCGTGGTGGATCTGTCCCGGCCCTGGCTGGCCCTCGACTCTCTGCAGAAATGGGCCAGCGTGGTGAGGGACTACCTGGACAAACTGCGGGTTCCTCCAGAGACCATGAGGGAGCTGGAGCTCAGAT TGGTGAAGCAGTTCCAGGAGTATGTGGAGCCTGGGAGTGATCTGGAAAGTGTGCCTCAGAGGAGAAATCCTGAGTCGGAGGAGGAGAGCATTGTTCTGCCCCTGGGggacaacacactcacacacaacctGGGCATTCCTCTTGTGGTGGTCTGCACTAAG TGTGATGCTATCAGCACTCTGGAGAAGGAGCACGATTATAGAGACGAGCACTTAGACTTCATCCAGTCACACATCCGGCGCTTCTGCCTGCAGT ACGGAGCAGCACTACTCTACACATCCATGAAGGAGAATAAAAATCTAGACTTGTTATATAAATACCTCGTCCACAGGTTATACGGCTTTCCATTCAACTTCCCCGCCCAGGTGGTGGAGAAGGATTCAGTGTTTAT TCCATCAGGATGGGACAATGAAAAAAAGATCGCCATCCTACATGAAAACTTCCAGACAGTAAAAGCAGAAGATAACTTTGAAGATGTAATAGTGAAGCCTCCAATTAGAAAG TTTGTACACGAGAAGGAGATTCAAGCAGAAGACGACCAAGTGTTTCTTGTGAAGTTGCAG ACTCTGTTATCCAAACAGCCTCCAGTCTCTGCAGGACGGCCAGTG GACGCCTCAAACAGAGCTCCCACCGGCTCCCCGAGGACAACCAACCGCTCGGCGGCTGCTAACGTGGCCAACGTCATGCCCATGCAATCAGGTACCAAGAAGATTGATCCCAACATGAAAG GTGGTCAGACCAGCGAGGGCGTGCTGGCTAACTTCTTCAACAGTCTCCTGACTAAGAAAGCAGGCTCACCGGGTCCTGGTGGCCAGCCCACAGGGGGAGGGAGCAACACTCCTGGAACAGTCCGCAAGTCAG ATCTCTGA
- the dync1li1 gene encoding cytoplasmic dynein 1 light intermediate chain 1 isoform X1 has protein sequence MAAAGRNTLLSGSLSVNSSAADSQNPEEDDGQNLWSSILSEVSTRSRSKLPTGKNVVVLGEVGSGKTTLVAKLQGVEEYMKGRGLEYLYFNVHDEDVDDHARCNAWVLDGDLYHKGLQKFALSVDNLADSLVLFVVDLSRPWLALDSLQKWASVVRDYLDKLRVPPETMRELELRLVKQFQEYVEPGSDLESVPQRRNPESEEESIVLPLGDNTLTHNLGIPLVVVCTKCDAISTLEKEHDYRDEHLDFIQSHIRRFCLQYGAALLYTSMKENKNLDLLYKYLVHRLYGFPFNFPAQVVEKDSVFIPSGWDNEKKIAILHENFQTVKAEDNFEDVIVKPPIRKFVHEKEIQAEDDQVFLVKLQTLLSKQPPVSAGRPVDASNRAPTGSPRTTNRSAAANVANVMPMQSGTKKIDPNMKGGQTSEGVLANFFNSLLTKKAGSPGPGGQPTGGGSNTPGTVRKSGSKLGLTDVQAELDRISNKSDLDSSVNTPPAENDES, from the exons ATGGCGGCTGCGGGGAGGAACACACTGCTATCCGGCAGCTTGAGTGTAAACAGCAGCGCAGCGGACAGCCAGAACCCCGAGGAGGACGACGGGCAGAACTTATG GTCCTCCATACTGAGCGAGGTCTCCACGCGGTCACGGTCCAAACTGCCCACGGGGAAGAATGTGGTGGTTCTGG gtgAAGTGGGATCCGGCAAGACGACTCTGGTGGCCAAACTACAAGGTGTGGAGGAATACATGAAGGGTCGGGGTTTGGAGTATCTGTACTTCAATGTGCACGATGAGGACGTAGACG ACCATGCCCGGTGTAACGCCTGGGTTCTGGATGGAGATCTGTATCATAAAGGTCTGCAGAAGTTCGCCCTCTCTGTGGACAACCTGGCCGACTCTTTGGTCTTGTTCGTGGTGGATCTGTCCCGGCCCTGGCTGGCCCTCGACTCTCTGCAGAAATGGGCCAGCGTGGTGAGGGACTACCTGGACAAACTGCGGGTTCCTCCAGAGACCATGAGGGAGCTGGAGCTCAGAT TGGTGAAGCAGTTCCAGGAGTATGTGGAGCCTGGGAGTGATCTGGAAAGTGTGCCTCAGAGGAGAAATCCTGAGTCGGAGGAGGAGAGCATTGTTCTGCCCCTGGGggacaacacactcacacacaacctGGGCATTCCTCTTGTGGTGGTCTGCACTAAG TGTGATGCTATCAGCACTCTGGAGAAGGAGCACGATTATAGAGACGAGCACTTAGACTTCATCCAGTCACACATCCGGCGCTTCTGCCTGCAGT ACGGAGCAGCACTACTCTACACATCCATGAAGGAGAATAAAAATCTAGACTTGTTATATAAATACCTCGTCCACAGGTTATACGGCTTTCCATTCAACTTCCCCGCCCAGGTGGTGGAGAAGGATTCAGTGTTTAT TCCATCAGGATGGGACAATGAAAAAAAGATCGCCATCCTACATGAAAACTTCCAGACAGTAAAAGCAGAAGATAACTTTGAAGATGTAATAGTGAAGCCTCCAATTAGAAAG TTTGTACACGAGAAGGAGATTCAAGCAGAAGACGACCAAGTGTTTCTTGTGAAGTTGCAG ACTCTGTTATCCAAACAGCCTCCAGTCTCTGCAGGACGGCCAGTG GACGCCTCAAACAGAGCTCCCACCGGCTCCCCGAGGACAACCAACCGCTCGGCGGCTGCTAACGTGGCCAACGTCATGCCCATGCAATCAGGTACCAAGAAGATTGATCCCAACATGAAAG GTGGTCAGACCAGCGAGGGCGTGCTGGCTAACTTCTTCAACAGTCTCCTGACTAAGAAAGCAGGCTCACCGGGTCCTGGTGGCCAGCCCACAGGGGGAGGGAGCAACACTCCTGGAACAGTCCGCAAGTCAG GCTCTAAGCTGGGGTTGACCGACGTCCAGGCGGAGCTGGACCGAATTTCCAACAAATCGGACCTGGATTCCTCCGTGAACACGCCCCCTGCTGAAAACGACGAATCCTGA
- the dync1li1 gene encoding cytoplasmic dynein 1 light intermediate chain 1 isoform X2, which produces MAAAGRNTLLSGSLSVNSSAADSQNPEEDDGQNLWSSILSEVSTRSRSKLPTGKNVVVLGEVGSGKTTLVAKLQGVEEYMKGRGLEYLYFNVHDEDVDDHARCNAWVLDGDLYHKGLQKFALSVDNLADSLVLFVVDLSRPWLALDSLQKWASVVRDYLDKLRVPPETMRELELRLVKQFQEYVEPGSDLESVPQRRNPESEEESIVLPLGDNTLTHNLGIPLVVVCTKCDAISTLEKEHDYRDEHLDFIQSHIRRFCLQYGAALLYTSMKENKNLDLLYKYLVHRLYGFPFNFPAQVVEKDSVFIPSGWDNEKKIAILHENFQTVKAEDNFEDVIVKPPIRKFVHEKEIQAEDDQVFLVKLQTLLSKQPPVSAGRPVDASNRAPTGSPRTTNRSAAANVANVMPMQSGGQTSEGVLANFFNSLLTKKAGSPGPGGQPTGGGSNTPGTVRKSGSKLGLTDVQAELDRISNKSDLDSSVNTPPAENDES; this is translated from the exons ATGGCGGCTGCGGGGAGGAACACACTGCTATCCGGCAGCTTGAGTGTAAACAGCAGCGCAGCGGACAGCCAGAACCCCGAGGAGGACGACGGGCAGAACTTATG GTCCTCCATACTGAGCGAGGTCTCCACGCGGTCACGGTCCAAACTGCCCACGGGGAAGAATGTGGTGGTTCTGG gtgAAGTGGGATCCGGCAAGACGACTCTGGTGGCCAAACTACAAGGTGTGGAGGAATACATGAAGGGTCGGGGTTTGGAGTATCTGTACTTCAATGTGCACGATGAGGACGTAGACG ACCATGCCCGGTGTAACGCCTGGGTTCTGGATGGAGATCTGTATCATAAAGGTCTGCAGAAGTTCGCCCTCTCTGTGGACAACCTGGCCGACTCTTTGGTCTTGTTCGTGGTGGATCTGTCCCGGCCCTGGCTGGCCCTCGACTCTCTGCAGAAATGGGCCAGCGTGGTGAGGGACTACCTGGACAAACTGCGGGTTCCTCCAGAGACCATGAGGGAGCTGGAGCTCAGAT TGGTGAAGCAGTTCCAGGAGTATGTGGAGCCTGGGAGTGATCTGGAAAGTGTGCCTCAGAGGAGAAATCCTGAGTCGGAGGAGGAGAGCATTGTTCTGCCCCTGGGggacaacacactcacacacaacctGGGCATTCCTCTTGTGGTGGTCTGCACTAAG TGTGATGCTATCAGCACTCTGGAGAAGGAGCACGATTATAGAGACGAGCACTTAGACTTCATCCAGTCACACATCCGGCGCTTCTGCCTGCAGT ACGGAGCAGCACTACTCTACACATCCATGAAGGAGAATAAAAATCTAGACTTGTTATATAAATACCTCGTCCACAGGTTATACGGCTTTCCATTCAACTTCCCCGCCCAGGTGGTGGAGAAGGATTCAGTGTTTAT TCCATCAGGATGGGACAATGAAAAAAAGATCGCCATCCTACATGAAAACTTCCAGACAGTAAAAGCAGAAGATAACTTTGAAGATGTAATAGTGAAGCCTCCAATTAGAAAG TTTGTACACGAGAAGGAGATTCAAGCAGAAGACGACCAAGTGTTTCTTGTGAAGTTGCAG ACTCTGTTATCCAAACAGCCTCCAGTCTCTGCAGGACGGCCAGTG GACGCCTCAAACAGAGCTCCCACCGGCTCCCCGAGGACAACCAACCGCTCGGCGGCTGCTAACGTGGCCAACGTCATGCCCATGCAATCAG GTGGTCAGACCAGCGAGGGCGTGCTGGCTAACTTCTTCAACAGTCTCCTGACTAAGAAAGCAGGCTCACCGGGTCCTGGTGGCCAGCCCACAGGGGGAGGGAGCAACACTCCTGGAACAGTCCGCAAGTCAG GCTCTAAGCTGGGGTTGACCGACGTCCAGGCGGAGCTGGACCGAATTTCCAACAAATCGGACCTGGATTCCTCCGTGAACACGCCCCCTGCTGAAAACGACGAATCCTGA
- the dync1li1 gene encoding cytoplasmic dynein 1 light intermediate chain 1 isoform X4, producing the protein MKGRGLEYLYFNVHDEDVDDHARCNAWVLDGDLYHKGLQKFALSVDNLADSLVLFVVDLSRPWLALDSLQKWASVVRDYLDKLRVPPETMRELELRLVKQFQEYVEPGSDLESVPQRRNPESEEESIVLPLGDNTLTHNLGIPLVVVCTKCDAISTLEKEHDYRDEHLDFIQSHIRRFCLQYGAALLYTSMKENKNLDLLYKYLVHRLYGFPFNFPAQVVEKDSVFIPSGWDNEKKIAILHENFQTVKAEDNFEDVIVKPPIRKFVHEKEIQAEDDQVFLVKLQTLLSKQPPVSAGRPVDASNRAPTGSPRTTNRSAAANVANVMPMQSGTKKIDPNMKGGQTSEGVLANFFNSLLTKKAGSPGPGGQPTGGGSNTPGTVRKSGSKLGLTDVQAELDRISNKSDLDSSVNTPPAENDES; encoded by the exons ATGAAGGGTCGGGGTTTGGAGTATCTGTACTTCAATGTGCACGATGAGGACGTAGACG ACCATGCCCGGTGTAACGCCTGGGTTCTGGATGGAGATCTGTATCATAAAGGTCTGCAGAAGTTCGCCCTCTCTGTGGACAACCTGGCCGACTCTTTGGTCTTGTTCGTGGTGGATCTGTCCCGGCCCTGGCTGGCCCTCGACTCTCTGCAGAAATGGGCCAGCGTGGTGAGGGACTACCTGGACAAACTGCGGGTTCCTCCAGAGACCATGAGGGAGCTGGAGCTCAGAT TGGTGAAGCAGTTCCAGGAGTATGTGGAGCCTGGGAGTGATCTGGAAAGTGTGCCTCAGAGGAGAAATCCTGAGTCGGAGGAGGAGAGCATTGTTCTGCCCCTGGGggacaacacactcacacacaacctGGGCATTCCTCTTGTGGTGGTCTGCACTAAG TGTGATGCTATCAGCACTCTGGAGAAGGAGCACGATTATAGAGACGAGCACTTAGACTTCATCCAGTCACACATCCGGCGCTTCTGCCTGCAGT ACGGAGCAGCACTACTCTACACATCCATGAAGGAGAATAAAAATCTAGACTTGTTATATAAATACCTCGTCCACAGGTTATACGGCTTTCCATTCAACTTCCCCGCCCAGGTGGTGGAGAAGGATTCAGTGTTTAT TCCATCAGGATGGGACAATGAAAAAAAGATCGCCATCCTACATGAAAACTTCCAGACAGTAAAAGCAGAAGATAACTTTGAAGATGTAATAGTGAAGCCTCCAATTAGAAAG TTTGTACACGAGAAGGAGATTCAAGCAGAAGACGACCAAGTGTTTCTTGTGAAGTTGCAG ACTCTGTTATCCAAACAGCCTCCAGTCTCTGCAGGACGGCCAGTG GACGCCTCAAACAGAGCTCCCACCGGCTCCCCGAGGACAACCAACCGCTCGGCGGCTGCTAACGTGGCCAACGTCATGCCCATGCAATCAGGTACCAAGAAGATTGATCCCAACATGAAAG GTGGTCAGACCAGCGAGGGCGTGCTGGCTAACTTCTTCAACAGTCTCCTGACTAAGAAAGCAGGCTCACCGGGTCCTGGTGGCCAGCCCACAGGGGGAGGGAGCAACACTCCTGGAACAGTCCGCAAGTCAG GCTCTAAGCTGGGGTTGACCGACGTCCAGGCGGAGCTGGACCGAATTTCCAACAAATCGGACCTGGATTCCTCCGTGAACACGCCCCCTGCTGAAAACGACGAATCCTGA